A stretch of Lathyrus oleraceus cultivar Zhongwan6 chromosome 6, CAAS_Psat_ZW6_1.0, whole genome shotgun sequence DNA encodes these proteins:
- the LOC127096616 gene encoding uncharacterized protein LOC127096616 → MARSEWGIQIQSRSGKWVCSYKKITILICLFNIAIALYCLRSLYASLYIYSGSVARNIVVYKPDQIRKMEESDRIRKSYKPVELMKWVKELKGEFSSQNTEVELPQHLKQKIIDEILQRLVSLNSRSTNGSHSQVIAMEREAIENWRKQKLKEVKLVSVGGISNSTVSHEEAGMLVKALESDWAVLAEEIGLWLPVEVTNEEHNDKPDGTEDSEEEVLPGRALPHECKPELHTDYDGSAVKWGLTHHKDSAADCCQACLDHAKRAKEGEKKCNIWVYCPSEFGCHSPDVYQHKHQECWLKSAEKPKLNFKNRYPEWYRNSHPSAPVIVPWASGVVSA, encoded by the exons ATGGCAAGAAGTGAGTGGGGGATTCAAATTCAATCTAGAAGTGGAAAGTGGGTTTGTTCATACAAGAAAATCACTATCTTAATTTGTCTTTTCAACATTGCCATTGCTCTCTATTGTCTTCGTTCTCTTTATGCTTCTCTTTATATCTACTCTGGTAGTGTTGCCAGAAACA TTGTAGTGTATAAACCAGATCAGATTCGGAAAATGGAAGAGTCAGACCGAATTAGGAAGTCATACAAACCTGTGGAGTTAATGAAATGG GTGAAGGAATTAAAAGGGGAGTTTTCAAGCCAAAATACGGAGGTTGAGTTGCCTCAGCATTTGAAACAGAAGATAATTGATGAGATTTTGCAGAGACTAGTAAGTTTGAATAGCAGAAGCACTAATGGATCTCATTCACAGGTGATTGCTATGGAGCGAG AAGCAATTGAAAATTGGCGCAAACAAAAATTGAAAGAAGTTAAGTTGGTTTCTGTGGGAGGGATTTCCAACTCTACCGTTTCTCATGAAGAGGCAG GGATGCTCGTAAAAGCTTTGGAGTCTGATTGGGCCGTGCTTGCCGAAGAAATTGGCCTTTGGTTACCTGTTGAAGTTACGAACGAAGAGCATAATGACAAACCTGATGGCACAGAGGATTCAG AGGAGGAAGTTCTTCCTGGCAGGGCCCTTCCACATGAGTGCAAACCTGAACTTCATACGGATTATGACGGTTCAGCAGTAAAATGGGGACTTACTCACCACAAAGATAGTGCAGCTGATTGCTGTCAAGCTTGTTTGGACCATGCTAAACGCGCCAAAGAAGGTGAAAAGAAATGCAATATTTGGGTTTATTGCCCGTCAGAATTTGGATGTCATTCACCAGACGTCTATCAGCACAAACATCAGGAATGCTGGCTGAAATCT GCTGAGAAACCGAAACTAAATTTTAAGAATAGGTATCCTGAATGGTATCGAAATTCACATCCATCTGCACCGGTGATTGTTCCGTGGGCCTCGGGAGTTGTTAGTGCTTGA